Below is a genomic region from Argopecten irradians isolate NY chromosome 14, Ai_NY, whole genome shotgun sequence.
atatagacagtactgtgtgatatagacagtactgtgtgatatagacagtactgtgtgatatagacagtactgtgtgatatagacagtacagtgtgatatagacagtactgtgtgatatagacagtactgtgtgatatagacagtactgtgtgatatagacagtactgtgtgatatagacagtactgtgtgatatagacagtactgtgtgatatagacatagtgtgatatagacagtactgtgtgatatagacagtactgtgtgatatagacagtactgtgtgatatagacagtactgtgtgatatagacagtactgtgtgatatagacagtactgtgtgatatagacagcagtccgtgtgatatagacagtactgtgtgatatagacagtgtgatatagacagtactgtgtgatatagacagtactgtgtgatatagacagtgtgatatagacagtactgtgtgatatagacagtactgtgtgatatagacagtactgtgtgatatagacagtaatgtgtgatatagacagtactgtgtgatatagacagtactgtgtgatatagacagtactgtgtgatatagacagtactgtgtaaCATgttgtgatatagacagtaccgtgtgatatagacagtactgtgtgatatagacagtgtgatatagacagtactgtgtgatatagacagtacagtgtgatatagacagtacagtgtgatatagacagtactgtgtgatatagacagtactgtgtgatatagacagtactgtgtgatatagacagtactgtgtgatatagacagtactgtgtgatatagacagtactgtgtgatatagacagtactgtgtgatatagacagtactgtgtgatatagacagtacttgtgtatgtgtgatatagacagtactgtgtgatatagacagtactgtgtgatatagacagtactgtgtgatatagacagtactgtgtgatatagacagtactgtgtgatatagacacagtactgtgtgatatagacagtactgtgtgatatagacagtactgtgtgatatagacagtactgtgtgatatagacagtactgtgtgatatagacagtactgtgtgatatagacagtactgtgtgatatagacagtactgtgtgatatagacagtactgtgtgatatagacagtactgtgtgatatagacagtacagtgtgatatagacagtgtgatatagacagtactgtgtgatatagacagtactgtgtgatatagacagtactgtgtgatatagacagtactgtgtgatatagacagtgtgatatagacagtactgtgtgatatagacagtactgtgtgatatagacagtactgtgtgatatagacagtactgtgtacgtgtgatatagacagtactgtgtgatatagacagtgtgatatagacagtactgtgtgatatagacagtactgtgtgatatagacagtactgtgtgatatagacagtgtgatatagacagtactgtgtgatatagacagtactgtgtgatatagacagtactgtgtgatatagacagtgtactgtgtgatatagacagtgtgatatagacagtactgtgtgatatagacagtactgtgtgatatagacagtactgtgtgatatagacagtaccgtgtgatatagacagtactgtgtgatatagacagtactgtgtgatatagacagtactgtgtgatatagacagtgtgtgatatagacagtactgtgtgatatagacagtacgtGTGAtatgatatagacagtactgtgtgatataacAACGTGTGATATAACAGTGTGATATAGACATTACagtgtgtgatatagacagtatgtgtgatatagacaagtcgtgtgatatagacagtactgtgtgatatagacagtactgtgtgatatagacagtatgtgtgatatagacagtactgtgtgatatagacagtactgtgtgatatagacagtactgtgtgatatagacagtactgtgtgatatagaagTACTGTgttatagacagtactgtgtgatatagacagtactgtgtgatatagacagtactgtgtgatatagacagtactgtgtgatatagacagtactgtgtgatatagacagtactgtgtgatatagacagtactgtgcgATATAGAAAGTATTGTGTTGCAAGTTCATTGCATTACGGCTATAATGTTAATGTTACCAACCCCCAAACTTTTCCCCAACACATAAAAATATGGACAGTTCTTTTGAAATAATACCgtgttgaaattaaattaaacagTACCGTGATGATGTTGATTCAATATCGATACacaagagtctttgtgataaatTTACCCTATATCTACACATAATAATTTAGTAAAGTTACAATAGGGTAtgtataaatgatttttgttatttattttcgaGAGTTTAACGGAGCATTACCTTGGCTTTTCCTTGAGTCCGGAATACCACAAGGTTTGAGAACGCCGCACGTGACTGGACCAACTATGTCTTCGACCATTCCTGCGTCCATACCCATATCTGTATAATTTCCCATATAATCCATCGGAAAAGCATCAGGAAAAGGCGTCTCAGGTTCTTTCTTGTAGAAATTCAACACAAAAGAAGAAATTAAATTACCCCAAATATGTGTTGTTTGAAAACAGGCTAGAAATATTCCATGAAACCGAAGGACTTCCTTGTCTATGTTACCTCTACTTACACGTGAAGAATCGAAAgctaattttaaaatgtaagatatttcTGCTGTCCAAAGAATTCCCTGACCACATCCAGAAAACACAGCAGTTGGTATAAGTGTGTAAAAGGTAGGATAAAAGTTGGCGCCTATCCACGTGAGAAAGCTAAACATCCCAATCACAAGCGCCCATTTAGCAGACAATTTGTTGATTATCGAAGGGGCCCATAAGCACGTGAAAAACATGGTCCCGTGAACAACGGACATAGCTATGATGCCTAGGTTATATTTGTCGTTGATGGAACTCTGTAGATTTTGTATAGCCCTAAATGAGGAAAATAGCGTTATAAAACTAATGCACAGAAACACTAAATTTTTCTTGAAGGTGAAAACAATTATAGAGGGTACAGTACTACTTAATTCCGAGCATGGTGTTCCAACATTTTCTTTTGTGTTGTCCTGACACATTACATGATTCTCCCCCGTTATAGGGAGTCGCTTCCCACCTCCTCCTTTTTTGTAACTTACAGGGCTTTGGTTACTAAGGTCATCGTTAAGTTTATAAACTGACTGTTTAGGTTTTGAGATTTTAGATCTACAAGCAATGGCCGTCTTAAGTTCGTCCATGTGATCAGGTGTGCCTCCACCGGAAGTGGACAGGCTGACAGTCATCCTATTGCTGGGTGTATGGTTCATTCGAAGCTGTTGTTGCTGTTGCTGCTGTTTCTGCTGCAAttgttgttgtggttgttgctgttgttgctGCTGCTTTTGGTGTCTTTGCTGTTGCTGTTGTTTCTGCTGTTGTTTCTCGTCGTTTTTTATGTTATCCTCTACATGTGACGCTGATGTCATCATGATGTTGTTTTTAGAGGGTTTTGGCGATGAACAATTATCAAGGACTGATTTTAATTCGAGGGCATCTTCACCTCTCCTTGTCGCCCGTACATAGCTTTCCTTTCGACCCCTTTTTGTGAGGTAACCTTCAATAAAGTCTGTCTGTTCCTCTACATCTGCGGCGCTTTTCTTGACAGCATACCTGTAACTTTCTGTTCTCTGTCTACCTGCCTGAGTGGCGTAAGTGTAACTAGGCCTCCTGGGCCTGTAGAGCCCGAATCCTGCCCCAAGACCCGTCATATCGAATGGGGATAGTGTGGAAGACGATGCTGACatcttgtttttaaaacaaGGTTTTCCTCTACTACGAGAGGTAAGCAAGTTGGGTTGTCAATTGAGCGTATTATAAAACTGATTATTAGGAAGATGTCACTTAGTGTGACAAAACAACGTAAACGTTCCAGAAACAACATGAATGGAGACTCACTCATATAAATACCGTTCCGGTTCGTCAAAATACCACCAATCATGTGTATCCGCCTAATCTAGCATCACTTTCTCCGAGTCAGTATCGGCGCGGTGACTCACACTGCAATGGAGGACAAAGCGAACATTATAGCCAGTTCTTGTCTCGATTATATACAGCAATGTTAATATAATAGTTTTAATGTCCACATCTATGCGCCTTCTAAGTCATCGTTTGGGGATTCGGTTATGATGAAATTGAATACAGCTGTACATATGCCAGTCTGTATGGCAATCAATAGACTCGATGATCGGTTCTTACGCGGCTTTAATTAACCTCCACGCTAACTTCCCAGTGTTTCCGGTGTTAGTATTGGCAAGGCGGCTTTACCGTTAGGTTTCACTCACAGCTTGTTATCCAACAATACTGAATACACAGACAACGAATTATACAACACAACGCACACATTGAGAAACAGCAGGCAAAGTAACTCCTTTTGGACACAAATAATCGGCACACATGAGGATGCTGCAACACAGCCAATGTAGACAACCGGCGACCGTCACACACAACTGCGCTCTCAAACACTGAGAAGCGTCTTGCTGCTTATTTCGATGAAAAAACAACAGAACATTTAGCCCCGGCTAACAATGTTAAATGGTGACAAAGTGTGTACTCCGCCATTCCTAGAAAAGAGAACTACAAGTTCAGCTACCAATATCTCCTACACATATGCTGTGCCTAACACAATCGATGAAACCAGGCTCGCCTCTTCGCGTATACAAGCTGAACCATCAAAGCTAGGCTGGTTATAAATCCAAACCATGTTCAAATAAAAACGAAATTCAGCAAAATGTTGTCCTTAATTATTTCTCCCGAACAGTCTGGCCTTCATGGAGCTCTTGTTTGTGATTCACACTACACTGTACTGGTTTTCACTCGGTGGATAATGGCGTACAAAATGTTTGTCTCCTTATAGACAACGTAAAGGTAGTGCTTAGTGCGCTCCTTGCCCGCCGCCTGTTTCTCCCTGCGCTAAGTCACTAGATTCGCTAATGTCTTGTCCCGTGGCAAAACAAACAGAGAGacgtatatatatgtttactgttTAAAACTGGCAGTGTCGTCATCTGGTAACCGATCATCGCAAACATTTATCTAAAAATTGAAAGGGGTTATACTATAGtggcatttttttttctattgtcatcgtgaatttgaaaattatttttaaatcacaaATCTAATAATTTTGTTTCCATAATTTGTTTATCTTTGGTatgagatatttttttaatataacaaTTCAACATTCATTATATGATTTTGAAAAGACTATTGAATAAATTGGATTTATATTGGTCAAAAgaactaaataaataaatgtataaaatcttgtgttatgtttttttttctattgtcatcgtgaatttgaaaattatttttaaatcacaaATCTAATAATTTTGTTTCCATGATTTGTTTATCTTTGGTATGAGATATTTTTTTGATATAACAATTCAACATTCATTATATGATTTTGAAAAGACCATTGAATAAATTGGATTTATATTGGTCAAAAgaactaaataaataaatgtataaaatctTGTAGTAAGGGCTAAACTTAACATCTCGCTATATCCTTTTCAATAATCGTGGTTTTACATACTCCGCCCTTTTGTATCAACAACACATTTAAAGATTATATAACATGTGCTACTAAAACTATATCGTAAAATTTTGGTTCGTTAAAGTTTATTTCAACCATTTCAAGTCAAAATTGCAAAATTGTTTGCCATAATCGTTATTTCAAAAAATCATCAAGCGTTTAATATAAGCAAAattattacatgttatataatctTTATCTTTATATAGGGAGTCGTTTCCCACCTCCTCCTTTTTTGTAACTTACAGGGCTCTGGttactaataataatataacattCTTTCTTACTCTGGAAACTCCTATCCCTATCAACGATGTAGATTGAatttcgcggagataaactttcgcgaatttattTGAATAGCGGAATTTGAGAAATTAGATAATTCACGAAAGAGAGTTGGTTTACAATACGCAGAATTATTTGACAGTGAAAGAGAATGATGAGTTTTGCTTCATTGATATCCGTGATAACTAATGTATATTCTTAATGTTATATTACATAACTAATTACTATCTTACTACTATAACATTATTCAGTCtattaatgaattatctccgttgtacatttaaatcatttataaaaatatcaatatgaaatttattcccAAACTTATATATCCATAACAGTATAGAACTTGGCATATAAATAGTAATGatgatattattttgttacataccaaatttatttaattaagatgttgtttaatcaacttaatgcatgtatatactttaatttgattataGTTTCTGACTAGGAaagggcttatataggcatagcctgtgGCCCAATCCTTTTGATtgattcaataaaattggttgaaatgaaataatgtatatttttacaataacGTCTTCATCAAAACGCATGCATGTAAATCTGGAATAATATAGGTGTTCTATTTCTGGAAAGATACAACTACAAACTACTTAGAATATCTGAATGCTGCTAGTGTGCTCGTTGCCATAACAGAAAAAAACTAATCTGGAGATTATTATTTAGGTAAATCATTCATTAATCTATTCCTGTgcttaaagatttttttacccCTTTCATTTTTATGTTCTCTTTTAGCCTAATATGTTGATTCCCCCAAATAACCCATTTTTTCATACTACAATCATTTTAGagaaatttaatttcataaaaccTAACATCTGAGCTCCAttccatgaaaaaaaaacaattattgttcTCATCACGTATAACGACAATGGTTCATAGCCCAGATAATCGCCCGTTCGAATAAAAGGCACCGGTACATTAACTGCAAAACATGAATGGAGAGGTACGTATTTCGTACTCGATTTGTCGTTTTGTGCGATGTTAATTCTATACACGTGTCTTCTCACACTATCGCTTCGCTCGGAAGTATTAAATCCATTATCACTAGAAAACCACCCAATAACATGACTGTGCCCACTATATTCGATACTATAGGAAGATAGCTTTAAATGAATTCTCCCATttttataacatcataataacCACGGCCCACTACACCCATATGTATCCCCTAATCCAGAACCATGTCAATATGATGCATTCTTCAGATCGCAATCAGATTGAGCCCGATCAAACTTTCTAAGAACTCGACTTCATTGCTGGTCAAATAATTAAACCAACACCCAGTTATTGTTATAAGACTAGTCACTAATAAGGTTGCAGTCTTTCCTGACcagtgctcgaacaaaaaatACGGATTTTGGCTGTTAATTTAAAATTGTATGCATTGATTGAAacttgtgttattttaacttaGGACAGATTTatggtaaatattttaaaaaaacattaaaatgaagTTCACGTGATGGCTTGTTTACGGCAGCCagtcaaagaccactgtcaaaatggcggaaattgcATAAAAAGGGTTTGGTTCTCGAACACcccaattaaaaataataaatattgtatttctgAAAGATTTCCCAATAATCTGATCTATTGAAACTTcgatttctcaaaaaaaaatacaaaatttattttctaaatccacaacctgttcatattcgacaaaTAACAAAGTAAACTATTTCGTGGAAATATAACAGAAATCACTGGTGAACAAGCATTTTAACGGGGCAGGAAGagaacaaaattttaaaaaaaaatcacatcttTTCGTTACTCCGGACAAAACATGTTACGAGtggttttttattttaagataattaaagatgccccagcgccgacagagcataaatgatattcatcatttgaacaataattagtgtttaatcgtgtataaataagtctaattatcacaaaaaaaaataatataaaataatttattttgcctttggatATGCGCAAACGTCAGGATGcagttaatatattttttttttaacttggagtaaaattagaagctcaaacttttcaatggaggtaatggtgttaagtaagtaacttttgtaactgaagaaaaatactaaatcgtctgctgcctgtttttgatagtcaaaaaataacatttggcagcagtggagcatctttaaatatttttagaatatttttaacttttcatgcgatgttgtttattttggcgATCGTCAATTTTTGGTTTGCTATCAGAAGTCGTCTGCTCATATTCAAATTACGGAACTGGTAGAACTTTTATTGTTGGCGGAAGAAAAGTGTAAACACACACCACAATTATCATGCACCATGAACAAAAGAATCGACTGATTTAAGAAATGAgaaacgaaaaataaaataagtgttTGAGTATTGGTCAGGTGAGTCTACATGtaatttgaaatcaatatattCCCTCATCCCTCTATAAATTCATTTGGCAAGAAGTAGTCGTGAGTTATTCGCTGAGAAAATGTGTGTAGCATAGGATAATATTTTGGTCGtttgtattaaaatatatcaCTAGCAAACGAATTGTTTTATTAACTATAACGTTGTCACTTCGTTTACTTTTCGACTCATGGGTCATAATAAAAATTCTATTGTAAACCAACGTAATTTCCCGTTTTCAtaccaatataattatattgttgtTAGATCCTGTATTGGAGCGAATCGGAGCGTGTTGTAGAGCATGGTAGTGAGGGAGTGGAATTAAAAGTCTTATTTCAATTGGATTGGTTTTCACACTTAATGGCTTTTTCAGCGTGATTGAGACCTAACTTTACttttctgtattttgattgaGACCGTAAGTTCTACTTTTCTTATTTTGATTGAGACCAAAGTTCTACTTTTCCTGTATTTTGATTGAGACCTAAGTTCTACTATTTTGATTAAAGCCCTGTATTTTGATTGAGACCTAAGTTCTACTTTTCCTGTATTTTGATTGAGACC
It encodes:
- the LOC138307545 gene encoding protein unc-93 homolog A-like is translated as MSASSSTLSPFDMTGLGAGFGLYRPRRPSYTYATQAGRQRTESYRYAVKKSAADVEEQTDFIEGYLTKRGRKESYVRATRRGEDALELKSVLDNCSSPKPSKNNIMMTSASHVEDNIKNDEKQQQKQQQQQRHQKQQQQQQQPQQQLQQKQQQQQQQLRMNHTPSNRMTVSLSTSGGGTPDHMDELKTAIACRSKISKPKQSVYKLNDDLSNQSPVSYKKGGGGKRLPITGENHVMCQDNTKENVGTPCSELSSTVPSIIVFTFKKNLVFLCISFITLFSSFRAIQNLQSSINDKYNLGIIAMSVVHGTMFFTCLWAPSIINKLSAKWALVIGMFSFLTWIGANFYPTFYTLIPTAVFSGCGQGILWTAEISYILKLAFDSSRVSRGNIDKEVLRFHGIFLACFQTTHIWGNLISSFVLNFYKKEPETPFPDAFPMDYMGNYTDMGMDAGMVEDIVGPVTCGVLKPCGIPDSRKSQGLDNVDILWKLMCAYMVLGFIGFCLIFFCLDRIGAKVDPEKTCIGIIDQHLALLVSHKTFRLLIPLLIFSGLQQGFIFADFTKSYVTCALGEEYIGYSMIVMGVANVVSSILVALVAKLVPREVVFGFGGVIHMAIMIGFLIWIPDSNNKFIYFLLAASWGFCDAVWQTQCNTLICVTCPEDADIAFANYRLLQSFGLAFSFLSGTFMCVSGKLFILIIMLVVSVMFYVLAEYKVRQVDNDVFDEPSQN